The genomic stretch GGCGGTGGGGCAAGTGCGCACCTGAGCTACGAGAGGCTTGTCAATGGATGAGAGTATGGTGTTTTGGAGTCGGGCATCTCGGGCGACCCATGAGTCAAGCGCAAGCTTGTCCTCTCTAAGTAGCTGTCGAGCCTCATTGTTGAACGGTCCTATAGTCTTGTTGAGTTTGCCGACACGGTCAAGCTCGGCTTGGATAACGTCTGTTGAGGTGCCTAATGGATGAGTGATCGGGCGCTGCATGGCGGTAATGCGATATTTGTCGTCTGTAGCGTCAAATTCTGGGCGCGGAGCGCCATCTAGGACGGCTACAGCGCCATCGGCGGCTGCGTAATTGATGAGTTGTTTAATCCAGTCCTTCCAGTTTTTGCCGTCGGCTGCAAGGCGCGCTGTGACAGCTGTGGAGGAGGTGTAAGTTGCCATCGCGGCGGACGTCGAAGACCGTTCGGCTAGCGATTTTTGGCGGTGAGCAGCGAGGAGCTCGTCGTCGTCCAAGCGATCGATGAGCTGCAAGTTGCGGGGTCGCGATTGCTAAAGTGGCGCGCGATTGCGACGTCACCGAGCTGTTTTGCGGGGAGGGTGATGATCGTGATGAGGCGCGCGGGTCGTCAAAATATCTAATAGAATTATCGTGAGCGACTACGGGAGCGGGTGagggctcataacctgtcaagcgtcaaggttggggagaatcatcatgtcgtattagagctatcgggaagaggtctatatacgcagtgggaggagagaaggagctaggccgtaaaggtactagcgggtaaataggtggctgcctggttgcccaaagaggagccaagggataagccctatggccgacagTTCAAGGCAGAGTCTTTTGATCGAGCGGAAGCGTTGACGAAAAAGCTTGTTGGCCCGCTCGGACGGGTAACATGGGCTACATACGAGACTGGAGAGAAAAGGGATAGCTTTGGTTGGACTCAATGGACAAAGAAGCAAGAGTTCAAGCTGTTAGTTCAGAAAAAGGTCTGAAGTGTGGCGGTTGGGTATGACATGGATCTGAGACGCGGAAACTTCACAACATAAAAATGCACAAGCACCCCCGATCATGTACGATAAGAGCTTGAATTCAACTCCACTTTACGATAAAGTCTTTGTTCCCAACATTACATGTGACCAGAACCATCCAACCACCCCAATAAAGCCTGGTGATACCTCTCACTGTCTTGTACCTGCGGACTATGCCCCAGATCTTCGAATTCTATCAGATCCGCATTCGGTATCTTCACTGCGGTCTCTTTACCCAACACATTGTACTTTCCAAGCTTGGCTTGCACGTCTGGTGGGCTCCAAGCCTTCCCAATCGCAGTGTTATCCTTCGTTCCTATCAAGAGCAATGTCTTGGACTGGATTAATCCAAACTCGTACGCGACTGGCTGGGTCAGCACCATATCTGTTGTCTGCGCCATGTTGTACTCAAACGTGGTATTTTCCGGCGCGGTCTGGTACAGTGAGACCAACATGTTGACCCAAACATCGTACTCTGGTTTCCAAGTGTTGACATAGTAGGTAGCTTGCTGGTATTTCCGAATCGATGTGTAGTTCGTCGCCATTTCGTCTTTGTACAATGCGTCAAGCGTGCGCCAGGGTACGCCGAGAGCTTTCCAGTCTTCTAGACCGAGGGGATTCGTAACGATGAGGTGGGATGCTAGTTCTGGATACATCAGGGCGAATCGCGTCGCTAGCATACCGCCCATGGAATGGCCTAGCACGTATGTTGATTGAATGCCTAGACTTTGAAGTAACGAGCGTGTGTTGTCTGCTAGCTGCTGCAACGAGAATTGGTATGCTGGTGGTTTCGACGATTTGCAAAAGCCGATTTGATCTGGGATGACGATACGATAACCGTGTTGAGAGAGCCGACGAGCAGTGTCTTCCCATGTCGCTCCACAGAAGTTCTTGCCATGTAAGAGAATGATTGTTTTGTTAGAGGCGTGGCTGGTGTTCGTCGAGGATACATCCATGTATGCCATAGAGAGGCTTACACGTTGGGATGTGAAGTTGTGGTATTGTACTGGCCATGGGTAGGTGTAATTCCAGCTACTGGGTGGTATCACGCTTGTACTGAACGCAGTTGCAATAAGGTGCGTCAGAATCAAAAGTGTTACCCGCATTTTGAAAATATGATCGAGGCGCGGAGGGTTTTGAGATTGGTTTCTAGGACAAACAGGTATGGAAGGTGATTTTGAGATTTTGAGATGTCGCCGAGCAAACCTGCACGATGGCGACTGCCAATTTATCTTGTCTAAACATCTCAACCCCTCCATCGTTCACCGCATAGCCTTGCGTTATACCGCATTCGACATATTGATGAGTAATGAGAGCGCCTTTCCCCTTGTTGAGCGCTCTCCTCTATGTTTTACTCTAGCATACTCTGATAGGCATTGTCCGACGTCGTTCCTTGATAGCTACTCGGGGCTTAGAATCAACCAGGCTAGCGTGCTGGGCGCTCTTCAAACGATGCGAGGTACGTATGTAGGTCTTCTGCACTTCGTACATTGTCTGTTGCTTGCAGATTGTACGTATATATCAACAAACACACAGATTCACATCATCAACCCGACGTCTCTTCAACTAACAACGGAGgtgaaggtggagaaaagTCGGGGTAGAAGACAAGGACTTCTGCGGGTGGTGGGCGGGCGTCAACCAGGTTCAGATTACACTAGATCCCAACCTAGTTAGCAGCAATCCTTCAGCATCCAGCTGGATCAAGCCACCCCATTAGACATCCACTTCTCCATTATCCCAATCCAAGTCACGCCCCGCAAACTAATGCATTTAACCTCTGCTCTGACCCCTGCGTTACCTAGGATCCATGATGATGTCTGCACGGCCTGCAGGCTACTACGAATCATGCCTAAACGGCTAATTACATCGCTTATGACCTCGGGTGGTGATCGTGGAGGTCTCGATGCTGCACACATATTACGTGAACAACTGCATGGCGATGAAAGACTCTCAGGTTTCTCATGGCGACGAGACGAGGGCTGTCTCGATTCCAAATAAGGTAGCACTTGGCATCACGACCAGAGCATGTTAAACGTTCAGGGAGACCTGGCATCTCCACTATACTTCCCCAAGAGTTAGGTGGCGGCAACGGCCTACGTAAGTATTCTGCCCGTGCCCCTGCCTAGCCACCGATCTGCTCATCGGTTTCCGGGGAATAACCCACTCTTGAAGGCTTGTTTTCAATAGCCTCATGTGGAGAGCCGCTTGTTAGGGCTAGCGCTACGGTTGTTTAATGATGAACGCAACGCCATCCGGGTTGCCGGTGCCGTATATAAGGGTCAAGGAGAGCATTGGTGGCTCTTTAGCTGTCAATCCTATCTCTTCACTCGGTTGGAATTTCAAGATGACGGTTCTTACCACTCTTGTTGGTGTCGCGGCAGCTGGATTGGCCACCTTTTCTCAAGCCTCGCCTGTAGAGACAAGAGCGCCACTCGAGGTTTCGAACGCAAAGTCCTCCCTGACGCTCATCTATCAAAACAACCTTAATGCGTCGGACGACAAGAACCATATCGGTGCTATCATCCTCGATCCTGTTCCACAGAGCAGTGCTGCTGCCGCTTGCGCCTCGCTGAACGAGAAGCTCATCTCCAAGGCTACTCTCCAAAAGTACCAGGAAGACTTCAACGATGCTCTCTCATATCAGGACTACGCCAAGTACAGCGATGCGGAGCGAGGTTATTACATCGACAATGGCGTCGTTTCCGTCGGCAACCGAGTGAGCTACTCATCCTCTTCGAACTCTAAGAAGCAACTGCCAGTATTATGCACGCAATCCGCCAATAATGGTTCATCGACCGTCGGCCCCGTGAACGGCAGCACCATCTCGGTAGCATCTGGAGGGAATACTTTCGTCGGATACCGCAATCAGAAATCTTTCAGATTCATGGGCATTCGATATGCGGAGCCGCCTAAGCGTTTTGAGTACACTTCCATCTACTCCAAAAAGGGACAGACGATACAGGCAACCGAATACGGTTCCCAGTGTCTACAGGGTGGCGGTGGAAGCGAGGATTGCTTATTCCTGAACATTCAAACGCCTTATATCCCCAAGTCCGGTTCGAAGAAGCAGCTACGACCTGTGCTGTTTTGGATTCATGGTGGAGGCTTCACTGGAGGCACTGGTTCTGATGCAGGCTCTGATGGTGGAAACTATGCAAGCAAAGAAGACATCGTCGTTGTCTCCATTAACTACCGACTTTCAACACTGGGATTTCTTGCAGTTCCTGGAACTAACATCAAGGGAAACTTTGGTATTGCAGATCAGATTTTAGCTCTAGACTGGGTCATTGCAAATATTGCTTCTTTCGGTGGTGACCCAAACCAGATTACAATATCTGGAGGGTCTGCCGGCGCTGGCTCAGTGCGTACGCTCTTGGGATCACCAAAGGCCATCGGAAAATTCCAAGGTGCGATTGCCGCATCTAACCTTGGAGGAGGCGTTACACTGGGCTTGGATGGCGACTATGGAACAACGTACTCGACGTATTACACGATTGACCAAAGCTACAACGTTGCTGGACCTCAGATATTTGCCGCTGCGGGTTGCAACAGCACAGATTTGTCGGCCCAAGTCGCCTGCCTTACCCAAGCGAATGCGACACAGATAGTAGGCTTCAATACCGTGGCCCGCTATGTCGTGCAAGACGGAACCATCGTCAACACACCCCACCTGGTTCTCTCTACGCGCAATTCCAGTACAGCACATATCCCGGTCATATTCGGAGTGGTTGAAAACGACGGTGCATCCTTCTCTACTTATCCTAAAGCACCCATCGCAAACCATACCCAAGGTCTGGAAGAGGCTCTCGGTATCAATAGCACCTGGGCGAACCGAGTTATCCAGTCCGGTCTTTTTCCCTTTACCAGTACCGGAAACCTGACACTCGACTCTTTTAACGTCTCTCAACGCGTTGCTACAGACAAGACATTCCGCTGTGCCGACCAGTCCACCGTCTACTCTGGCGTTCAGTCGCACGCTTTCGAGAAAGCGTACTTCTACCAGCTCAACCGCGCCACTGGAGGTTACGATCCCAACAACCTTGGCGGTCCTGCAAATGAGAACCCAAACAACCCGTACTTCCGCTTGCACGGTGCGGACATGCCATGGACGTTTGGTAACCTGGGCTACATCCGCAACCCTGAGGATCTGTGGAGTGTTCAACTTACCACCAGCTACTTTGCTGCCTTTGTGAAGGGAGGTAATCCTAACCCCAGCCTTCAGTACCTGGATGCGAGAGGGTACGACAAAGTCATTGAGGGTGTGAAGAAGTTCGGACAGTGGGGCCAGGTCACTGCTGCTACAGGCAATGAGATTAGGTTGCTCGACTGGCCAAGTAAGAGCGCAGGGTTTCAAGATGTTCCGCAATGCGATTGGCTTGGGTATCCACTCGATTACTATCTTAAAGGAGGAATTTAAGTGCTGAGAGTTGAGAACAGAAACTGTTGTGTAGTAGAGATTTTAATCCTGAGTAATTATTCAATTATCTTGACTTTGTGCTACAGGTAGCAGCAGGGAACAATAGTTTGCAAACGTAATGAGATAATGGCAGATGCGTATAGGAACTTTGCGGATAGCATAACTGGGGCAGTGCAGCAACTTGAATAGAATGGAAGAGCTTTCCAGGATAACACTTATCCGAATATCCCGCAAAGCTTCGCAAACTATAACTTATTTGGTCGCCGGCTTGGCAAAGCTTGCAGTCGGACCAAAAGGCGGAGAGGTCGTGTTCCCAAGACGATGGTAGTTTGCGAATGCGTTGTTTGTTGCTCGCACCGCCACAATTGACGATCAGTAACTGGTTCGGTATAGATTCCACTCCCGCGGTGGCTTCCGGGAAAGCCGCATATCAACAATGCCGAAGACGCTACCTAGGTATTCTCGCATCATGTACATTACACGTCCAATGCACATTACGCCACCCCGTTTCTCCGCTGCAGTCCGCGTGAATTATGCTTCTGTATTCTTATTTCCGGCGTCAATTGTACGGATACGCTATGAGCTTTTACCCCGTAGCGCACGCTGCTGCACCGCCCCTTTTGGCTGCCGTTGCGGAAGCCGGAGGCCCGGAGTAGAACTATTTGCGAGGTTACTGCGCCTGGGGGTGCGCCTAACGTTGTAAATTTGATGAGAGGGACCGGAGTGTTTGCCTGACCTTAGAGTGCTGGGCATAACTGACCGCTTGCAGGTGGCCTAACAGCAGGGACACGAGAGGCTAGTTATCACAAGTCGTTATGCAAAACTTCTAGTATCTATGACGGCATGTCATTTGTGTCATGCTAAACATCAATGGCGTTGCCATCAGTACTATGGATCAAACATTCAACCCTAGATCTCAGACGTAGAGCAAAGGCGTCGCGGGAAGGCCGGGATGTTGTGTACTGAATCAGGATTCTTTCGCCTACGCATGTCCCTCGTCCCGTGCCGAGTGCCGGCGTTGCGTTGTTTCGCCATGTCAGCAAAGACGGTGGATGGAAGAAAGAACGTGCCGCTTGCCGAATGCAAGCGCCCAACTTCTGTAACCAGTCACAAATCATGATACATGTCAATTCCGCCCCCTTTGCGTTGACACGGTGTGCTGAGCGATACGGTGTCAGGTGTCAGCAAACGCCGCAGACAGGGAGGAACCGAGCTGAAGATGGGTCGAGTGTACAGCCTCTTCGGTGAGCATGCGATATCGCATTGAAGAGGTAGACGCAGTCAAACCACCACAAACCCCCGCCGAGAGATCAGAACCTTATTTTTAGTTTGATCGTCAGGGCCCGGTACTCCAGCCACGCCAGTACTGGTGGCCCTACACATGAGGTCACAAAGTCCTAGCTCTTCCGGGATTGTGGTGCTAAGCACAGCCGCGTGTGGGCCACTCCCCATGTGTGTGACAGCGTCGATCTACTCATTTAACATGGCACACTTGCCGCTGTTGTTGGGGTTCCCTCAATTACTCCCTTTCCACACGTTTCGACTCTTCACATCTTTTTGCTAGGATGAAGTATTCCTGTGTATTGACTGCTTCGGCACTCACTAGTTTGGCAACTTGTACGTGACGCGCACCGTGTTACTATTGTGCATTATTGACCTACCGGCAGCATCCGCCTTGGTTCCTCGAGAAGCCAGAGTTGCCCCTCCCAACTATGCTGTAGAATCATGGAAGCGCGCCTCACCACAGGCTCCTAACGGCTATGCGCCGTCACAAGTCGATTGCCCTTCTACGCGGCCAAGTATCCGATCCGCCGACACAATCTCATCTC from Pyrenophora tritici-repentis strain M4 chromosome 1, whole genome shotgun sequence encodes the following:
- a CDS encoding MhpC, hydrolase or acyltransferase (alpha-beta hydrolase superfamily), producing the protein MRVTLLILTHLIATAFSTSVIPPSSWNYTYPWPVQYHNFTSQRVSLSMAYMDVSSTNTSHASNKTIILLHGKNFCGATWEDTARRLSQHGYRIVIPDQIGFCKSSKPPAYQFSLQQLADNTRSLLQSLGIQSTYVLGHSMGGMLATRFALMYPELASHLIVTNPLGLEDWKALGVPWRTLDALYKDEMATNYTSIRKYQQATYYVNTWKPEYDVWVNMLVSLYQTAPENTTFEYNMAQTTDMVLTQPVAYEFGLIQSKTLLLIGTKDNTAIGKAWSPPDVQAKLGKYNVLGKETAVKIPNADLIEFEDLGHSPQVQDSERYHQALLGWLDGSGHM
- a CDS encoding PnbA, Carboxylesterase type B is translated as MTVLTTLVGVAAAGLATFSQASPVETRAPLEVSNAKSSLTLIYQNNLNASDDKNHIGAIILDPVPQSSAAAACASLNEKLISKATLQKYQEDFNDALSYQDYAKYSDAERGYYIDNGVVSVGNRVSYSSSSNSKKQLPVLCTQSANNGSSTVGPVNGSTISVASGGNTFVGYRNQKSFRFMGIRYAEPPKRFEYTSIYSKKGQTIQATEYGSQCLQGGGGSEDCLFLNIQTPYIPKSGSKKQLRPVLFWIHGGGFTGGTGSDAGSDGGNYASKEDIVVVSINYRLSTLGFLAVPGTNIKGNFGIADQILALDWVIANIASFGGDPNQITISGGSAGAGSVRTLLGSPKAIGKFQGAIAASNLGGGVTLGLDGDYGTTYSTYYTIDQSYNVAGPQIFAAAGCNSTDLSAQVACLTQANATQIVGFNTVARYVVQDGTIVNTPHLVLSTRNSSTAHIPVIFGVVENDGASFSTYPKAPIANHTQGLEEALGINSTWANRVIQSGLFPFTSTGNLTLDSFNVSQRVATDKTFRCADQSTVYSGVQSHAFEKAYFYQLNRATGGYDPNNLGGPANENPNNPYFRLHGADMPWTFGNLGYIRNPEDLWSVQLTTSYFAAFVKGGNPNPSLQYLDARGYDKVIEGVKKFGQWGQVTAATGNEIRLLDWPSKSAGFQDVPQCDWLGYPLDYYLKGGI